One region of Halomicrobium sp. LC1Hm genomic DNA includes:
- a CDS encoding DEAD/DEAH box helicase: MSETGADAFTALGGSVRSALSERGFTTPTEPQRKAIPPLAAGHDALVVAPTGTGKTETAMLPVFDALADEDRFGIGALYITPLRALNRDMRERLDWWGDTLDLEIDVRHGDTTDYQRQQQADDPPDVLVTTPETLQAMLTGSKLRTALEAVEHVVVDEVHELAAAKRGAQLTVGLERLREVSGLFQRIGLSATVGDSEAVGRFLTGDRGCRIVEVDVGSRLDVSVVRPTVTDADERLASELVTDPEVASHVRRIDELIAAHDSVLVFVNTRQTAEALGSRFKELGTNLGVHHGSLAKETRIDVEDRFKEGDLDALLCTSSMELGIDVGHVDHVVQYGSPRQVARLLQRVGRAGHRRDLLSSGTVVTTHPDDTLEALAITRQALDGEVEPAEIHDGSLDTVANQVPGIVMDIGEIRAMEAYEIVTRAYPFRDLTVDEFREVVRELGENRVIWIDEDHDRLEKRRGTWQYFYQNLSMIPDEATYDVEDVASGDQIGTLDEQFVVNFANPGEVFIQRGEMWRITNVDEDEEVVTVSPIEDPAGEVPSWVGQEIPVPQAVAREVGELRRVAGRQLQDGAGADAVARDLTRRYEGDPATVESGLEQLRDHEAPIPDDETIVVEMHGREVVVNACLGHQVNETLGRLLSSLVGQRAGATVAMEVDPYRIELELPSGVSGGDVIDVLETTDPEHVRHIIELSLKNADALKFKLAQVAAKFGTLKRWQGSGSGRFGRDRLLAALEDTPIYDEAVREVFHEDLAVEATQTVLSAIQSDSIAVETVGDRTPIGLGGRSSGRELLSPEHADASVIQTVRERIQNDRVLLFCLHCRDWRRKQQVGRVRDQPDCPDCGSTRIAALNPWAEEVISAVRAADKDEEQEKMTERAYRSASLVQSHGKQAVIALAARGVGPHNAARIINKLREDEDEFYRDILQQEREYARTQSFW; encoded by the coding sequence ATGAGTGAGACGGGCGCTGACGCGTTCACTGCACTCGGCGGGTCGGTCCGTTCGGCGCTGTCCGAGCGGGGCTTTACGACGCCGACGGAGCCCCAGCGAAAGGCGATTCCGCCGCTGGCGGCGGGCCACGACGCGCTCGTCGTCGCGCCGACGGGGACCGGGAAGACGGAGACGGCCATGCTCCCCGTCTTCGACGCGCTGGCCGACGAGGACCGCTTCGGCATCGGGGCGCTGTACATCACGCCGCTCCGGGCGCTGAACCGCGACATGCGCGAGCGACTCGACTGGTGGGGCGACACGCTCGACCTCGAAATCGACGTGCGCCACGGCGACACGACCGACTACCAGCGCCAGCAGCAGGCCGACGATCCGCCCGACGTGCTCGTGACGACGCCGGAGACGCTCCAGGCGATGTTGACCGGATCGAAGCTCCGGACCGCACTGGAAGCCGTCGAGCACGTCGTCGTCGACGAGGTCCACGAACTCGCGGCCGCCAAGCGCGGCGCACAGCTGACCGTCGGGCTGGAACGGCTGCGCGAGGTGTCGGGCCTCTTCCAGCGGATCGGGCTCTCGGCGACCGTCGGCGATTCCGAGGCCGTCGGGCGCTTTCTCACCGGCGACCGTGGCTGTCGGATCGTCGAGGTCGACGTCGGGAGCCGTCTGGACGTGTCCGTGGTCCGGCCGACAGTCACCGACGCCGACGAGCGGCTGGCCAGCGAACTCGTCACCGACCCCGAGGTCGCCAGCCACGTCCGCCGGATCGACGAACTGATCGCGGCCCACGACTCCGTCCTGGTGTTCGTCAACACGCGCCAGACGGCGGAGGCGCTGGGCTCGCGGTTCAAAGAACTCGGCACGAACCTCGGGGTCCATCACGGCTCACTGGCCAAGGAGACGCGGATCGACGTGGAAGACCGCTTCAAAGAGGGCGATCTCGACGCCCTGCTCTGTACCTCGTCCATGGAGCTCGGGATCGACGTCGGCCACGTCGACCACGTCGTCCAGTACGGCAGTCCCCGACAGGTCGCTCGCCTCCTCCAGCGCGTCGGCCGCGCAGGCCACCGCCGGGACCTGCTGTCTTCGGGAACCGTCGTCACCACCCACCCCGACGACACGCTGGAGGCGCTGGCGATCACGCGACAGGCTCTCGACGGCGAGGTCGAGCCCGCCGAGATCCACGACGGCAGCCTCGATACCGTAGCCAATCAGGTGCCCGGCATCGTCATGGACATCGGCGAGATCCGCGCCATGGAAGCCTACGAGATCGTCACGCGGGCCTATCCCTTCCGGGATCTGACCGTCGACGAGTTCCGGGAGGTGGTTCGCGAACTCGGCGAGAACCGCGTCATCTGGATCGACGAGGACCACGATCGACTGGAGAAGCGACGGGGGACCTGGCAGTACTTCTATCAGAACCTCTCGATGATCCCCGACGAGGCGACCTACGACGTCGAAGACGTGGCCTCGGGCGATCAGATCGGCACGCTCGACGAGCAGTTCGTCGTCAACTTCGCGAACCCCGGCGAGGTGTTCATCCAGCGCGGGGAGATGTGGCGGATCACGAACGTCGACGAGGACGAGGAAGTCGTCACGGTCTCGCCGATCGAGGACCCGGCCGGCGAGGTGCCGTCGTGGGTCGGCCAGGAGATTCCGGTCCCACAGGCGGTCGCCCGCGAGGTCGGCGAACTCCGACGCGTCGCCGGCAGACAGCTCCAAGACGGCGCTGGGGCCGACGCCGTGGCGCGTGACCTCACGCGACGCTACGAGGGCGATCCGGCCACCGTCGAGAGCGGGCTCGAACAGCTCCGAGACCACGAGGCACCGATCCCCGACGACGAGACGATCGTCGTCGAGATGCACGGCCGCGAGGTCGTCGTCAACGCCTGTCTGGGCCACCAGGTCAACGAGACGCTCGGCCGACTGCTCTCGTCGCTGGTGGGCCAGCGGGCCGGCGCGACCGTCGCGATGGAGGTCGATCCCTACCGGATCGAACTCGAACTGCCAAGCGGCGTCAGCGGCGGCGACGTGATCGACGTGCTGGAGACGACCGATCCCGAGCACGTCCGCCACATCATCGAGCTGAGCCTGAAAAACGCCGACGCCCTGAAGTTCAAGCTCGCACAGGTCGCGGCGAAGTTCGGCACGCTCAAGCGCTGGCAGGGCTCCGGATCGGGCCGGTTCGGGCGCGATCGGCTGCTGGCCGCCCTCGAAGACACGCCGATCTACGACGAGGCCGTCCGCGAGGTGTTCCACGAGGACCTGGCCGTGGAAGCGACCCAGACGGTCCTGTCGGCGATTCAGTCCGACTCGATCGCCGTCGAGACCGTCGGGGACCGCACGCCGATCGGCCTCGGCGGCCGTTCCTCGGGTCGGGAACTGCTCTCGCCGGAACACGCCGACGCCAGCGTCATCCAGACCGTCAGGGAGCGCATTCAGAACGACCGAGTGCTCCTGTTCTGTCTCCACTGCCGGGACTGGCGGCGCAAGCAGCAGGTCGGTCGCGTCCGCGACCAGCCCGACTGTCCCGACTGTGGGTCGACGCGCATCGCCGCACTCAATCCGTGGGCTGAGGAGGTGATCTCGGCGGTGCGAGCCGCGGACAAAGACGAGGAACAGGAGAAGATGACCGAACGGGCCTACCGCTCGGCGTCGCTGGTCCAGAGCCACGGCAAGCAGGCGGTGATCGCACTGGCCGCGCGCGGTGTCGGCCCCCACAACGCCGCTCGCATCATCAACAAACTCCGCGAGGACGAAGACGAGTTCTACCGGGACATCCTCCAGCAGGAGCGCGAGTACGCACGGACACAGTCGTTCTGGTGA
- a CDS encoding pentapeptide repeat-containing protein produces the protein MPETAVSESRALLERSPDEREALDIGDDEVVDALFSVIEHGSQAEKVISDCTLPALNLDFRTVESDNNHPVVFRNCTFEGAVSAVDADVTVPISFENCDIGGLELSGARFEFDLSLSESTVSGDVDAFEARFDDQFDVTGSTFTGPVTLQEAHFGNDADFERASFEESVSFETASFSGASNELGDNASFEDATFEAEVNFRQAAFTYADFADVSVAGRVGFEETTFTGDVAFTRATFQSEADFDEVDFGGDVDFESVTFEGTAVFRGAEFEGGARSLEEDATFSQAVFDDELNACDAHFRDGLFDGITVNGRATFEGIRFDGDASFEAATFADEVDFDEARFYGDVSFEQVSFDGVAIFRGAEFRGADNHLDEDASFDGATFGARAGFEDAVFSSGSFVDSRFAAETTFRGTKFDRAVFHVVPITNESYVDFTRAIIKDGEIRQPEGGWVRYDLTNASLGSVSLRATTESDHRQLLDYFRFCNTEFNEFDGYDFDFSAHTDYLDRNDWSLHEFDENFADVAFALPMTPENVERTYLKAKTAASDAGQMKAAGEFRVRRQQFARKKYVGIARDGTTDVVTRAKNASRAVENAFLGVTCGHGMRLGRIVAVFALFPLFPAMLYAFGGPAFSTTIPPISGAPSLFSPEGLSILYRNVHFSYITFLTIGYGYIGPEGAAARAMAGMEVYVNVILSGLVLYCLIKRSEI, from the coding sequence ATGCCAGAGACTGCGGTATCGGAATCCAGAGCGCTCCTCGAACGGTCGCCCGACGAGCGCGAGGCACTCGATATCGGCGACGACGAAGTCGTCGACGCTCTGTTCTCGGTGATCGAGCACGGGAGTCAGGCCGAGAAAGTAATCTCTGACTGTACGCTACCGGCACTAAACCTCGACTTCAGAACGGTCGAGAGCGACAACAACCATCCGGTCGTCTTCAGGAACTGTACGTTCGAAGGGGCGGTTAGCGCTGTCGACGCCGACGTGACCGTGCCGATCAGCTTCGAGAACTGTGACATCGGCGGTCTCGAACTCTCTGGAGCCCGCTTCGAGTTCGATCTGTCACTGTCCGAGTCGACCGTGAGCGGTGACGTAGACGCCTTCGAAGCGCGGTTCGACGACCAGTTCGACGTGACGGGATCGACGTTTACTGGCCCCGTTACACTACAGGAAGCACACTTCGGCAACGATGCGGACTTCGAACGGGCCAGCTTCGAGGAGTCGGTCTCGTTCGAAACCGCCTCGTTCAGTGGTGCGTCGAACGAACTCGGAGACAATGCCAGTTTCGAGGATGCGACCTTCGAGGCGGAGGTCAACTTCCGTCAGGCAGCGTTTACGTACGCAGACTTTGCAGACGTATCCGTCGCCGGCCGTGTCGGATTCGAAGAGACGACGTTTACCGGCGACGTGGCGTTTACCCGTGCGACCTTCCAGAGCGAAGCGGACTTCGACGAGGTCGATTTCGGTGGCGATGTCGACTTCGAGTCGGTCACTTTCGAGGGCACTGCGGTGTTTCGCGGAGCGGAGTTCGAGGGCGGTGCCCGTTCACTCGAAGAAGACGCGACGTTCTCGCAAGCGGTGTTCGACGACGAACTGAACGCCTGTGACGCGCACTTTCGAGACGGGCTGTTCGACGGTATCACGGTGAACGGCCGTGCGACGTTCGAAGGTATCCGCTTCGACGGCGACGCTTCCTTCGAAGCTGCGACGTTCGCCGACGAGGTCGACTTCGACGAGGCCCGGTTTTACGGCGACGTGAGCTTCGAGCAGGTGTCGTTCGACGGCGTCGCCATATTTCGCGGAGCGGAGTTTCGGGGTGCCGACAATCACCTCGATGAGGACGCCTCGTTCGACGGAGCGACCTTCGGCGCGCGGGCGGGTTTCGAGGACGCCGTCTTCAGCTCCGGATCGTTCGTCGACAGTCGTTTCGCTGCCGAGACCACCTTCCGTGGTACAAAGTTCGACCGCGCCGTCTTCCACGTCGTTCCGATCACGAACGAAAGCTACGTCGACTTCACCCGCGCGATCATCAAGGACGGAGAGATCCGTCAGCCAGAAGGGGGCTGGGTTCGTTACGATCTGACGAACGCGAGTCTGGGCTCCGTGTCGTTGCGTGCAACCACCGAGAGCGACCACCGACAGCTCCTCGACTACTTCCGTTTCTGCAACACGGAGTTCAACGAGTTCGACGGCTACGACTTCGACTTCTCGGCTCACACGGACTACCTGGATCGAAACGACTGGTCGCTCCACGAGTTCGACGAGAACTTCGCCGACGTGGCGTTCGCGCTGCCGATGACCCCCGAGAACGTCGAGCGCACCTATCTCAAAGCCAAGACGGCGGCCTCCGATGCTGGCCAGATGAAGGCTGCTGGCGAGTTCCGGGTCAGACGCCAGCAGTTCGCCCGGAAGAAGTACGTCGGCATCGCCAGAGACGGGACGACCGATGTCGTGACGAGGGCGAAAAACGCCAGTCGCGCCGTGGAGAACGCGTTCCTCGGCGTCACCTGCGGTCACGGAATGCGATTGGGGCGGATCGTCGCGGTCTTCGCGCTCTTCCCGCTGTTCCCAGCGATGCTGTACGCCTTCGGTGGACCAGCGTTCTCGACGACGATCCCGCCGATTTCTGGTGCCCCAAGTCTGTTCTCTCCCGAGGGACTGTCGATCCTCTATCGGAATGTCCACTTTAGCTACATCACGTTTCTCACTATCGGCTACGGTTACATCGGCCCGGAGGGTGCCGCCGCGAGAGCGATGGCCGGGATGGAAGTGTACGTCAACGTCATCCTCTCGGGGCTGGTGTTGTACTGTCTGATCAAACGCTCAGAGATATAG
- a CDS encoding DUF2617 family protein, giving the protein MNHELLHFGYELTDPDRLNVYEETTVTVDGVDFAAAVIGSSHCVRAQSLGFAEIASCDERTVTGSRTIDLRRRDARCVSYETERVACTTEIRVDPIERFPTTRSFDLRYDFSDRAVTAVDAVDSGYETWHTYPEHDCAVFTETVFERLG; this is encoded by the coding sequence ATGAACCACGAACTGCTTCACTTTGGATACGAGCTCACAGATCCGGACCGGCTGAACGTCTACGAGGAGACGACAGTGACCGTCGACGGCGTCGATTTCGCCGCTGCCGTCATCGGTAGCTCTCATTGCGTTCGTGCCCAGTCGCTCGGGTTCGCAGAGATCGCGTCCTGCGACGAGCGAACCGTCACTGGGAGTCGAACGATCGACCTTCGCCGACGAGACGCTCGCTGCGTCTCGTACGAAACTGAACGGGTCGCGTGTACGACGGAGATCCGCGTCGACCCGATCGAGCGCTTCCCGACGACGCGATCGTTCGATCTGCGCTACGACTTTTCGGACCGTGCAGTCACCGCCGTCGACGCGGTCGACAGTGGCTACGAGACGTGGCACACGTACCCGGAACACGACTGTGCCGTCTTTACCGAAACCGTGTTCGAGCGACTCGGGTGA
- a CDS encoding spermidine synthase: MLLLGLTLVVAFCSIVYELIYSEMLRVLFGGTVLRYSITIGLYLFSLGIGAFLYNYVGEAETNFFRIEVLLAVVGPLGLLVMILLNSVPDVRFPAKDTAVLVASHLPIIAVGVLSGLEIPFLSSMVTSERSAFSEVLGVDYFGSLVGTVVYALFLYPSMGLITAIVVLGLLNAVAALSFAVRFTESSKALLLVGLLLTGTYAGVLANEQQVEDSLTDFYVEGAIESEYPPGTASVDVTERHTTKYQDAVLYERQLTDLPGSDTCLRLDMAVQLCDRWVDSYHEGLVDVPMSQFENGSETRVLLIGGGDWIAVDHLREYGVTVDHVDIDGEFMNYTRDHAFFEQYHNDAYEYDRLTTHVADARTYLRSTDRQYDLILLDLPGARSDDALPLYSTEFYTQLRQHVTDDGMVATWVYSRHKFTNHHMAYVNTVREAGFRGYADYNTYDDLDRDGQLERGEQFYLLSPSPSEKLTLETARNARTDRVQSAYERREWRAIDRYRGVEPNSIFDPNYDIVIGYV, encoded by the coding sequence GTGCTCCTGCTCGGCCTGACGCTGGTCGTTGCCTTCTGTAGCATCGTCTACGAACTGATCTACTCGGAGATGCTGCGAGTCCTCTTTGGCGGAACAGTCCTGCGATACTCGATCACGATCGGCCTGTACCTGTTCTCGCTGGGAATCGGTGCCTTCCTGTACAACTACGTCGGCGAAGCGGAGACGAACTTCTTCAGGATCGAGGTACTGCTGGCCGTCGTCGGACCGCTGGGGCTACTGGTGATGATCCTGCTCAACAGCGTTCCAGACGTTCGCTTTCCGGCGAAAGACACCGCTGTCCTCGTCGCCTCTCACCTGCCGATTATCGCAGTCGGCGTGCTTTCTGGACTGGAGATTCCGTTCCTGTCCTCGATGGTGACCAGCGAGCGCTCGGCGTTCAGCGAGGTGCTGGGCGTCGACTACTTCGGAAGCCTCGTCGGGACAGTGGTCTACGCACTCTTCCTCTACCCGTCGATGGGTCTAATCACCGCGATCGTCGTTCTGGGCCTGCTCAACGCCGTCGCGGCACTGTCGTTCGCAGTACGTTTTACCGAGAGCAGCAAGGCACTGCTGCTAGTCGGTCTCCTCCTTACCGGTACGTACGCCGGCGTGCTGGCCAACGAGCAGCAGGTCGAGGACTCGCTGACCGACTTCTACGTCGAGGGGGCGATCGAGAGCGAGTATCCGCCCGGCACGGCGTCGGTCGACGTGACCGAACGCCACACCACCAAGTATCAGGACGCCGTTCTGTACGAGCGGCAACTCACCGACTTGCCCGGCAGTGATACGTGTTTGCGACTCGATATGGCCGTTCAGCTCTGTGACCGGTGGGTCGATTCCTACCACGAGGGACTGGTCGACGTGCCGATGTCCCAGTTCGAGAACGGGTCCGAGACGCGCGTCCTGTTGATCGGTGGCGGTGACTGGATCGCCGTTGATCACCTCCGAGAGTACGGTGTCACCGTCGACCACGTCGACATCGACGGGGAGTTCATGAACTACACGAGAGACCACGCGTTCTTCGAGCAGTACCACAACGACGCCTACGAGTACGACCGACTGACGACACACGTCGCAGACGCTCGAACGTACCTCCGCTCGACCGATCGACAGTACGACCTGATCTTGCTGGACCTGCCAGGTGCGCGTTCCGACGACGCACTGCCGCTGTACTCGACCGAATTTTACACCCAGTTACGACAGCACGTGACCGACGACGGGATGGTGGCGACGTGGGTGTACTCTCGTCACAAGTTTACGAACCACCACATGGCCTACGTCAACACTGTCCGCGAGGCCGGCTTTCGTGGCTACGCCGACTACAACACCTACGACGACCTCGACCGGGACGGACAGTTAGAGCGTGGAGAACAGTTCTACTTGCTCTCCCCGAGCCCGAGCGAGAAACTGACACTCGAAACAGCACGGAACGCTCGAACGGACCGAGTGCAGTCTGCCTACGAACGCCGAGAGTGGCGTGCGATCGATCGATATCGGGGTGTCGAGCCAAACAGCATCTTCGATCCCAACTACGACATCGTCATCGGCTACGTATGA
- a CDS encoding DNA mismatch repair protein has protein sequence MRLEEYWGIGPKTSALLSSELGVDRAVAAIESADTRELTKAGLSRGRATRILRRATGAEAMDLLATRDTRDVYKALLDLAEEHAVTEHAADRIRVLTPLPDRAAMEERLSSVLDARDAWASTDEATRDDVLAAFDRYDSVDGGELSAVRTALALQETGVDDGVFEPIATLEGDRLDDAARALAGLRGDGDRVGDGADDQLDGLRAQLGQVEDLVATSPEVVEELQSEARRPDEFRDALTRYLTSETGVDAARVRDAVPQEAADARDFVESALRSLAGDLRGAVDEREATVAATLEGDLAAARETVDAAVEAVDDAALYVSLARFALAYDLTRPTFVADRETIAVRGARNLALQDAGDDVQPVTYAVGDHDLPAGREPPTGDRVTVLTGANSGGKTTLLETLCQVQLLAQMGLPVPAEDAEVGLVDAIVFHRRHASFNAGVLESTLRSVVPPLTDAGRTLMLVDEFEAITEPGSAANLLHGLVTLTVERDALGVFVTHLADDLEPLPEAARTDGIFAEGLSPDLDLEVDYQPRFETVGKSTPEFIVSRLVANAADPVERTGFETLAQAVGEEAVQRTLSDARWSEGDSDD, from the coding sequence ATGCGACTGGAGGAATACTGGGGTATCGGACCGAAGACGAGCGCGCTGCTCTCGTCGGAGCTTGGGGTCGATCGTGCGGTTGCGGCCATCGAATCCGCCGACACCCGCGAACTGACGAAGGCGGGGCTCTCTCGGGGCCGAGCGACGCGCATCCTCAGGCGGGCGACGGGGGCCGAGGCGATGGATCTGCTGGCGACCCGCGACACCCGCGACGTGTACAAGGCGCTGCTGGACCTCGCCGAAGAGCACGCGGTCACGGAGCACGCGGCCGACCGAATCCGAGTGCTGACGCCGCTGCCGGACCGGGCGGCGATGGAAGAGCGCCTCTCGTCCGTCCTCGACGCGCGCGACGCGTGGGCCAGCACCGACGAGGCGACGCGCGACGACGTGCTGGCGGCGTTCGACCGCTACGACAGCGTCGACGGGGGCGAGCTGTCGGCCGTCCGGACGGCACTTGCGCTACAGGAGACCGGCGTCGACGACGGGGTGTTCGAGCCGATCGCGACGCTAGAGGGCGACCGACTCGACGACGCAGCGCGTGCGCTGGCCGGGTTGCGGGGCGACGGCGACCGGGTCGGCGACGGGGCGGACGACCAGCTCGACGGACTGCGAGCCCAGCTCGGACAGGTGGAGGATCTCGTTGCGACCTCGCCGGAGGTCGTCGAGGAACTCCAGTCCGAGGCCCGCCGGCCCGACGAGTTTCGGGACGCGCTCACTCGCTACCTGACCAGCGAGACCGGCGTCGACGCCGCGCGCGTTCGCGACGCGGTTCCACAGGAGGCCGCCGACGCACGGGACTTCGTCGAGAGCGCGCTCCGGTCGCTCGCCGGCGATCTCCGCGGTGCGGTAGACGAACGCGAAGCGACCGTCGCCGCGACTCTGGAGGGGGATCTCGCGGCCGCCCGCGAGACCGTCGACGCGGCCGTCGAGGCCGTCGACGACGCCGCGCTGTACGTCTCGCTGGCACGCTTCGCGCTGGCGTACGACCTCACCCGTCCGACGTTCGTCGCGGACCGGGAGACCATCGCCGTCCGTGGCGCGCGCAACCTCGCGCTGCAGGACGCCGGCGACGACGTACAGCCGGTGACCTACGCCGTCGGCGACCACGACCTGCCCGCGGGCCGGGAGCCCCCGACCGGTGACCGGGTCACCGTCCTGACCGGCGCGAACTCGGGCGGGAAGACGACGCTGCTGGAGACGCTGTGTCAGGTGCAACTGCTGGCCCAGATGGGGCTGCCCGTGCCGGCCGAGGACGCCGAAGTGGGGCTCGTCGACGCGATCGTCTTCCACCGCCGTCACGCGTCGTTCAACGCGGGCGTCCTGGAGTCGACGCTCCGATCCGTGGTCCCGCCGCTGACCGACGCCGGGCGGACGCTGATGCTGGTCGACGAGTTCGAGGCGATCACGGAACCGGGCAGCGCCGCCAACCTCCTGCACGGACTGGTGACACTGACCGTCGAGCGCGACGCGCTCGGCGTGTTCGTCACGCACCTCGCGGACGACCTGGAGCCACTCCCCGAGGCCGCGCGGACCGACGGGATCTTCGCCGAGGGGCTGTCGCCGGACCTCGATCTCGAAGTCGACTACCAGCCGCGTTTCGAGACGGTCGGCAAGTCGACGCCGGAGTTCATCGTCTCTCGACTGGTCGCCAACGCCGCCGATCCGGTCGAACGCACCGGCTTCGAGACGCTGGCACAGGCCGTCGGCGAGGAGGCGGTCCAGCGGACTCTCTCTGACGCCCGCTGGTCCGAGGGCGACAGCGACGACTGA
- a CDS encoding halocyanin domain-containing protein, which produces MTDADVTRRRLLQGAAGLTVAAAARPAVAQSDGPDFGGWFDNVGNYDGVVDETGSGEVTVSVGADANGGAFGFGPAAVEVSPGTTVVWEWTGSGGSHNVVAEDGTFESELTKESGHTFEYTFEETGTYKYACTPHRSMGMKGAVVVSEGGSSGTETAQSEESGGSEPDFGGWFDNVGNYDGVVDETGSDEVTVSVGADANGGAFGFDPAAVEVSPGTTVVWEWTGSGGSHNVVAEDGTFESELTKESDHTFEYTFEESGTYKYACTPHRSMGMKGAVVVSEASSGASGDGGGESGGGSGGSGVDPFSPGASALGISLLIAFLSPLGLAAFLRRRGADEPGSGGRPRAGD; this is translated from the coding sequence ATGACCGACGCCGACGTGACCCGCCGACGCCTGCTGCAGGGTGCGGCCGGGCTCACCGTCGCGGCCGCCGCCCGTCCCGCAGTCGCGCAGTCCGACGGGCCGGACTTCGGGGGCTGGTTCGACAACGTGGGCAACTACGACGGCGTGGTCGACGAGACCGGTAGCGGCGAAGTGACGGTCTCTGTCGGTGCAGACGCCAACGGCGGTGCCTTCGGGTTCGGCCCCGCAGCCGTCGAGGTCTCGCCGGGAACGACGGTCGTCTGGGAGTGGACCGGGAGCGGCGGCTCACACAACGTCGTCGCCGAAGACGGCACGTTCGAGAGCGAACTCACGAAAGAGAGCGGCCACACCTTCGAGTACACGTTCGAGGAGACGGGCACCTACAAGTACGCCTGTACGCCCCACCGCTCGATGGGGATGAAGGGTGCCGTCGTGGTCAGCGAGGGCGGCAGCTCTGGGACCGAGACGGCCCAGAGCGAGGAGAGCGGCGGATCGGAGCCGGACTTCGGGGGCTGGTTCGACAACGTGGGCAACTACGACGGCGTGGTCGACGAGACCGGCAGCGACGAGGTGACCGTCTCTGTCGGTGCAGACGCCAACGGCGGTGCCTTCGGGTTCGATCCGGCGGCCGTCGAGGTCTCGCCGGGAACGACGGTCGTCTGGGAGTGGACCGGGAGCGGCGGCTCGCACAACGTCGTCGCGGAAGACGGTACGTTCGAGAGCGAACTCACGAAAGAGAGCGATCACACCTTCGAGTACACGTTCGAGGAATCGGGCACCTACAAGTACGCCTGTACGCCCCACCGCTCGATGGGGATGAAGGGTGCCGTCGTCGTCTCGGAAGCCAGTTCCGGTGCCAGCGGTGACGGGGGCGGCGAAAGCGGCGGTGGCTCCGGTGGCTCGGGTGTCGATCCGTTCTCACCGGGTGCCAGCGCGCTCGGCATCTCGCTGCTGATCGCGTTCCTCTCTCCGCTCGGACTGGCTGCGTTCCTCCGACGACGCGGGGCTGACGAGCCAGGCTCGGGCGGTCGCCCACGCGCTGGCGACTGA
- a CDS encoding HAD family hydrolase — MKQYDRLYRLYDDFDTASLRAYQEFVDLFPPVDSRVALDHWQDASDELDERKREIREAYPTTGERYAAIAAYLDRDQAFTALDLATEYGRPINALVLDVDETLRSAGTTDNEIPRETLHLLDLLHEDGIPIVVCTGQTLENVKGFLIQGLGNAFVHSGDVSIVYESGNGVFTPRHGSQTKRLLYESLDESITNVFDTVRSRILADAPDAVARGCHLQGNEFNVTLKPNAENGTRKAVEIIDDGLLYLLDLLGETVASEVDADVDEPGEWARAYYASDPEIRAVIEDAGEGQEASPDETPPALRSLFDRIDVGYYEGDAAEIVSLELDKPTGVRAAFDVLDIDDPFALVMGDSKSDLRVMEWLERDDAGIAAAPEHASRDVLDHVVRTNELLFDEGDAAAVLAVVYGLNRLVTSRDDADA; from the coding sequence ATGAAGCAGTACGACAGACTCTACCGACTCTACGACGACTTCGATACGGCGTCGTTGCGGGCCTATCAGGAGTTCGTCGACCTCTTTCCGCCGGTCGACTCGCGGGTCGCACTGGACCACTGGCAGGACGCCAGCGACGAACTGGACGAGCGAAAGCGCGAGATCCGGGAGGCGTACCCGACGACCGGCGAGCGCTACGCGGCGATCGCGGCGTACCTCGACCGAGACCAGGCCTTCACCGCGCTGGATCTGGCGACCGAGTACGGTCGGCCGATCAACGCGCTCGTGCTCGACGTCGACGAGACGCTGCGCAGTGCCGGGACGACCGACAACGAGATCCCCCGAGAGACCCTCCACCTCCTCGATCTCCTCCACGAGGACGGCATTCCGATCGTCGTCTGTACCGGACAGACCCTGGAGAACGTCAAGGGATTTCTCATCCAGGGGCTCGGCAACGCCTTCGTTCACTCGGGTGACGTGAGCATCGTCTACGAGTCGGGCAACGGCGTGTTCACGCCCCGCCACGGCAGCCAGACCAAGCGGCTGCTGTACGAATCGCTGGACGAATCGATCACGAACGTCTTCGACACCGTGCGTTCGCGGATCCTCGCCGACGCCCCCGACGCCGTCGCACGAGGCTGTCACCTCCAGGGCAACGAGTTCAACGTCACGCTGAAGCCAAACGCCGAGAACGGCACCCGCAAGGCGGTCGAGATCATCGATGACGGCCTGCTGTACCTGCTCGATCTCCTCGGCGAGACGGTCGCGAGCGAGGTCGACGCCGACGTGGACGAGCCCGGCGAGTGGGCGCGGGCGTACTACGCGTCCGATCCCGAGATCCGCGCGGTCATTGAAGACGCGGGCGAGGGACAGGAAGCCAGTCCCGACGAGACGCCGCCCGCCCTCCGGTCGCTGTTCGACCGCATCGACGTGGGGTACTACGAGGGTGACGCCGCGGAGATCGTCAGCCTCGAACTCGACAAGCCGACCGGGGTCCGGGCCGCCTTCGACGTACTCGACATCGACGACCCGTTCGCGCTCGTGATGGGCGACAGCAAGAGCGACCTGCGGGTCATGGAGTGGCTCGAACGAGACGACGCCGGCATCGCCGCCGCGCCGGAACACGCCTCGCGGGACGTGCTCGATCACGTCGTCCGGACGAACGAACTCCTCTTCGACGAGGGCGACGCCGCTGCGGTGCTGGCGGTCGTCTACGGCCTGAACCGGCTCGTCACGAGCCGCGACGACGCGGACGCGTGA